One Cucumis sativus cultivar 9930 chromosome 1, Cucumber_9930_V3, whole genome shotgun sequence DNA segment encodes these proteins:
- the LOC101217744 gene encoding bifunctional TH2 protein, mitochondrial — MRTLFIPKFPLNSLFLFSNSPFPFPIAAFRSLSFHSFHRSPSSAASSSSPTMPPRLAMISHVDSGGPLARRLWNKCRRESILSMYTPFCVCLACGTLNIDTFRHYIGQDVHFLKAFARAYELAAECADDDDAKHSINELRKAVSEELKMHASFVKEWTAADGKESPVNPATVKYTDFLLATASGKIEGAEGLANLATPFERTKLAAYALGAMTPCMRLYAYLAKEFKGVLGALHGDHPYKTWIENYASKGFEEAAERTEDVLEKLAATLTGEELDTIEKLYHQAMKLEQEFFCSQPVSQKTVLPLIKDHNPAEDRLVLFSDFDLTCTVVDSSAILAEIAIVRAPKPEQIQPEDQPITRMSSADLRNTWGVISRQYTEEYEECIDKVLPPKTEEFKFEDLCTALELLSDFEKRANNRVIESGVLKGLNFEDIRRAGEHLIIQDGCFNFFGTACKSENLNVGVHILSYCWCADLIRSSFNSGGLLTQVTIHANEFAFEEAVSTGDLVRRVESPLDKVHAFRKVLENYGNDRNNLTVYIGDSIGDLLCLLEADIGIVIGSSASLRRLATRFGVSFVPLYPSVVRKQKDLTKDSRRSWRGLSGILYTVNSWAEIHAFVLGC, encoded by the exons ATGCGAACACTGTTCATCCCCAAATTCCCACTCAAttccctttttctcttctccaaTTCTCCATTTCCATTCCCAATCGCCGCCTTCCGATCCCTTTCTTTCCACTCCTTTCACCGATCTCCCTCCTCCGCcgcctcttcttcttctcccacCATGCCTCCCCGTCTCGCTATGATTTCTCATGTCGACTCTGGCGGCCCTCTCGCTCGGAGATTGTGGAATAAGTGCCGTAGAGAGTCGATACTTTCGATGTACACCCCTTTTTGCGTTTGTCTAGCTTGTGGGACTCTTAATATTGATACATTTCGACACTACATCGGCCAGGATGTTCATTTCCTCAAGGCTTTTGCTCGAGC GTATGAACTAGCTGCAGAATGTGCTGACGATGATGATGCAAAACATTCAATCAATGAGCTGAGGAAGGCAGTGTCGGAAGAACTGAAAATGCATGCTTCATTTGTTAAG GAATGGACTGCTGCGGATGGAAAAGAATCTCCTGTCAACCCTGCTACCGTCAAATACACTGATTTTTTGTTGGCAACAGCTTCGGGTAAGATTGAAGGAGCTGAAGGTCTTGCTAATCTTGCAACCCCATTTGAAAGAACAAAGCTTGCTGCTTATGCTCTTGGTGCCATGACACCCTGCATGAGGTTGTACGCCTATTTAGCTAAAGAGTTTAAAGGAGTTCTTGGTGCTCTCCATGGTGATCACCCCTACAAGACGTGGATTGAAAACTATGCATCTAAAGGTTTTGAG gAAGCAGCTGAGAGAACGGAAGATGTGCTTGAGAAACTTGCAGCCACTTTGACAGGTGAAGAGCTTGACACCATTGAGAAGCTGTATCACCAAGCTATGAAACTCGAGCAAGAATTTTTCTGCTCTCAGCCAGTTTCTCAGAAGACAGTACTTCCTTTGATTAAAGACCACAATCCTGCAGAGGATCGACTGGTGCTGTTTTCTGACTTTGATTTGACGTGCACTGTTGTCGATTCTTCTGCCATTCTGGCTGAAATTGCAATTGTAAGAGCTCCAAAACCTGAACAGATTCAACCTGAAGACCAACCCATTACCCGAATGTCATCAGCTGACCTCAGAAACACATGGGGTGTTATTTCCAGGCAGTATACAGAAGAGTACGAGGAATGCATTGACAAAGTCCTGCCTCCTAAAACTG AGGAATTTAAGTTTGAAGATCTGTGTACAGCACTAGAGCTACTCTCTGATTTTGAGAAAAGGGCAAATAATAGAGTCATCGAGTCCGGAGTACTTAAGGgcttaaattttgaagatataaGACGAGCTGGTGAACATCTTATTATTCAAGATggttgttttaatttctttggaaCTGCTTGCAAGagtgaaaatttgaatgttggtGTCCACATTCTCTCTTATTGTTGGTGTGCGGATCTCATTAGATCATCTTTTAATTCAG GTGGTTTACTAACTCAAGTGACTATACATGCCAATGAGTTTGCGTTTGAAGAAGCAGTTTCGACGGGTGATTTGGTTAGGAGGGTAGAATCTCCCCTTGATAAAGTCCATGCTTTCCGTAAAGTCCTGGAAAACTATGGTAATGATAGAAACAACCTCACTGTATACATCGGAGACTCTATCGGTGACCTGCTTTGTTTACTGGAAGCAGATATAGGAATTGTAATTGGGTCGAGTGCCAGTTTAAGGAGATTGGCAACTCGATTTGGAGTTTCTTTCGTTCCATTGTACCCCAGTGTGGTAAGAAAACAGAAAGATCTTACCAAAGATTCACGACGTAGTTGGAGAGGATTGTCTGGTATCCTTTACACGGTCAATTCTTGGGCTGAAATCCATGCTTTTGTTCTTGGATGCTAG